Proteins co-encoded in one Streptomyces sp. NBC_01283 genomic window:
- a CDS encoding carboxyl transferase domain-containing protein — MPEPTPDGPADRLTARAAITAVADQDSFRELPLASTELHRTGRDDPLAWQGYAESRARAEERTGERESVVCGTATVGGTRAVLASFEFGFLGGSLGERTGDRLEAAHRHARDHRLPVVSLIATGGSRMQEGMRALVQLQRVARQSELTGAAGLPRIAVLRDPTTGGGWATLGAGADLILALPGSQVGFAGSRVRPADADPAAYTAEAQLAAGAIDDVVRPEELREALALRLGLLTTTGAVHPPADAPTPAAPAPPGALGHVELPATGWEAVSRARSPERPRASAYLDAYFTERASLRGDRCGGADPGMLCGFGRREGRTVAYAAQCGTATTPAGYRTAARLVRLAGRLGIPVLTLVDTPGAANGAEAERAGAGAAIADLFAAVATAPVPVTSLVIGEGGSGGALALASPDNLWATPDSYFSVIAPEQAAAILKRGHAETRSTAEQLRLRPQDLVELGVARGVVTAHHA; from the coding sequence ATGCCTGAGCCGACGCCTGACGGCCCGGCCGACCGCCTGACAGCCCGCGCGGCCATCACCGCGGTGGCCGACCAGGACAGTTTCCGCGAACTGCCGCTCGCATCAACCGAGTTGCACCGGACAGGGCGCGACGACCCGCTCGCCTGGCAGGGTTACGCGGAATCCCGCGCCCGCGCCGAGGAGCGCACCGGCGAGCGGGAGTCGGTGGTCTGCGGCACCGCCACCGTCGGCGGCACCCGGGCGGTGCTCGCCTCCTTCGAGTTCGGCTTCCTGGGCGGCTCCCTCGGCGAGCGGACGGGGGACCGCCTGGAGGCCGCACACCGCCACGCCAGGGACCACCGGCTGCCCGTCGTCTCGCTGATCGCGACGGGGGGCAGCCGGATGCAGGAAGGCATGCGCGCCCTGGTCCAACTACAGCGCGTGGCACGGCAGTCCGAGCTCACCGGCGCGGCGGGCCTGCCCCGGATCGCCGTCCTGCGCGATCCGACCACGGGCGGCGGCTGGGCCACCCTGGGCGCCGGCGCCGACCTGATCCTCGCCCTGCCCGGCAGCCAGGTCGGCTTCGCCGGGTCCCGGGTGCGCCCGGCGGACGCGGATCCCGCCGCGTACACCGCTGAGGCCCAGCTGGCGGCGGGTGCGATCGATGACGTCGTACGCCCCGAAGAGCTGCGCGAGGCGCTGGCGTTGCGCCTCGGGCTGCTGACCACCACCGGCGCCGTCCACCCTCCTGCCGACGCGCCCACGCCCGCCGCGCCCGCACCTCCCGGCGCGCTCGGCCACGTGGAGCTGCCCGCCACCGGCTGGGAGGCCGTCAGCCGAGCCCGCTCCCCCGAACGCCCGCGCGCCAGCGCCTATTTGGACGCCTACTTCACGGAGCGTGCCTCGCTGCGCGGCGATCGGTGCGGGGGCGCGGACCCGGGGATGCTCTGCGGGTTCGGTCGTCGCGAGGGGCGGACGGTCGCCTACGCGGCACAGTGCGGGACGGCGACGACGCCCGCCGGCTACCGCACCGCGGCCCGTCTTGTCCGGCTCGCGGGGCGGCTCGGCATTCCCGTCCTGACGCTCGTCGACACCCCGGGGGCCGCGAACGGGGCGGAGGCCGAACGGGCGGGCGCGGGCGCGGCGATCGCCGACCTGTTCGCCGCCGTCGCCACCGCGCCGGTGCCGGTCACGTCACTGGTCATCGGCGAGGGCGGCTCCGGGGGCGCGCTCGCGCTCGCTTCACCGGACAACCTCTGGGCGACGCCGGACAGTTACTTCTCGGTGATCGCCCCGGAGCAGGCCGCCGCGATCCTCAAGCGAGGGCACGCGGAGACCCGGTCGACGGCGGAGCAGCTCCGTCTGCGGCCACAGGACCTGGTCGAACTGGGTGTGGCGCGAGGTGTGGTGACGGCGCATCACGCTTGA
- a CDS encoding acyl-CoA synthetase, protein MSSPHPPLFPALVAAPDLPALRFGARALTYAELASAAGSLAASIGSARRVALWATPTLETAVGVVAALLAGVPVVPLNPKIGERELGHIVADSAPTAVLAAPGDELPAPLRVLERTDVILTGGTTSPAAPPAEPGPESPALIVYTSGTTGPPKGAVLPRRALAATLDALEDAWQWTSDDVLVHGLPLFHVHGLILGILGPLRRGGSVRHLGRFSIEGVKHELADGATMLFGVPTMYHRIAEALPADPGLAKALSGARILVSGSAALPVHDHERIAAATGRRVIERYGMTETLMNTSVRADGEPRAGTVGVPLGGVELRLVDEAGTPTTDPREVGEIEVRGPNVFTEYLNRPDATAAAFTADGWFRTGDMAVLDDDGYVRIVGRKATDLIKSGGYKIGAGEIENALLEHPGVREAAVTGEPDDDLGERIVAWIVPVDPEQPPADTELADHVAAQLAPHKRPRVVHHLAELPRNDMGKIMKRSLHA, encoded by the coding sequence GTGAGCTCTCCCCACCCGCCCCTCTTCCCGGCCCTCGTCGCGGCCCCCGACCTCCCCGCCCTGCGCTTCGGCGCACGCGCGCTGACGTACGCGGAACTCGCCTCGGCGGCAGGTTCCCTCGCCGCCTCGATCGGCTCGGCGCGCCGCGTCGCGCTGTGGGCCACGCCGACCCTGGAGACCGCCGTCGGCGTGGTGGCCGCGCTGCTCGCCGGGGTGCCGGTGGTGCCGCTGAACCCGAAGATCGGCGAGCGCGAGCTGGGGCACATCGTGGCGGACAGTGCGCCGACGGCGGTCCTTGCCGCACCGGGCGACGAACTCCCCGCACCTCTGCGGGTGTTGGAGCGTACGGACGTCATCCTCACCGGCGGTACTACCTCCCCGGCGGCACCACCCGCCGAGCCAGGCCCGGAGTCCCCCGCTCTGATCGTCTACACCTCGGGCACCACAGGCCCGCCCAAGGGTGCGGTGCTGCCGCGCCGGGCTCTCGCCGCCACCCTGGACGCCCTGGAGGACGCCTGGCAGTGGACGTCCGACGACGTGCTGGTGCACGGGCTTCCGCTGTTCCATGTGCACGGGCTGATCCTCGGCATCCTCGGGCCGCTGCGCCGGGGCGGTTCGGTACGGCACCTGGGTCGGTTCTCCATCGAGGGGGTCAAGCACGAACTGGCCGACGGGGCGACGATGTTGTTCGGCGTGCCCACCATGTACCACCGCATCGCGGAGGCGCTGCCCGCCGACCCGGGTCTCGCCAAGGCCCTGTCCGGCGCGCGGATCCTGGTCTCCGGGTCCGCCGCTCTGCCCGTGCACGACCACGAGCGGATCGCGGCGGCCACCGGACGCCGGGTGATCGAGCGGTACGGCATGACCGAGACCCTGATGAACACGAGCGTGCGGGCCGACGGCGAACCACGCGCCGGAACCGTCGGCGTACCGCTGGGCGGTGTGGAGCTGCGGCTCGTGGACGAGGCGGGCACCCCGACGACGGACCCCCGGGAGGTCGGTGAGATCGAGGTGCGCGGGCCGAATGTGTTCACCGAGTATCTGAACCGGCCCGACGCCACCGCCGCCGCCTTCACCGCCGACGGCTGGTTCCGCACCGGCGACATGGCCGTGCTCGACGACGACGGCTATGTGCGCATCGTCGGCCGCAAGGCCACCGACCTCATCAAGAGCGGCGGCTACAAGATCGGCGCGGGCGAGATCGAGAACGCCCTCCTTGAACACCCGGGGGTACGGGAGGCCGCCGTGACCGGGGAGCCCGACGACGACCTGGGGGAGCGCATCGTCGCGTGGATCGTTCCGGTGGACCCTGAACAGCCCCCGGCAGACACCGAATTGGCGGACCACGTGGCCGCCCAGCTCGCCCCGCACAAGCGCCCTCGGGTCGTGCACCATCTCGCGGAGCTCCCTCGCAACGACATGGGGAAGATCATGAAGCGGTCCCTCCATGCCTGA
- a CDS encoding STAS domain-containing protein, giving the protein MTLQTFVRQGCLVVQMPPEVSIGNAEPQRRELRELCRTQLDRASRNEVSAVVVDWADVPFLTLAGVAVLEEFRERVVERGVEIRLVASQRVPRAVLRIVGLDDVLAIHDTVDQALAGGRASGEGRGRPGIGKTS; this is encoded by the coding sequence ATGACGCTTCAGACATTCGTCAGGCAGGGCTGCCTGGTGGTGCAGATGCCCCCGGAAGTGAGTATCGGCAACGCCGAACCGCAGCGGCGGGAACTGCGTGAGTTGTGCCGGACCCAGCTGGACCGAGCCTCGCGGAACGAGGTGTCGGCGGTGGTCGTGGACTGGGCGGACGTGCCGTTCCTGACCCTGGCCGGGGTGGCCGTGCTGGAGGAATTCCGGGAGAGGGTGGTCGAGCGCGGGGTCGAGATCCGCCTGGTGGCCTCGCAGAGAGTGCCGCGCGCGGTGCTGCGCATCGTGGGCCTGGACGACGTGCTGGCGATCCACGACACCGTGGATCAGGCGCTGGCTGGCGGCAGGGCTTCCGGTGAGGGACGGGGTCGGCCCGGGATCGGGAAGACCTCCTGA